A portion of the Gloeocapsa sp. DLM2.Bin57 genome contains these proteins:
- a CDS encoding glycosyltransferase family 2 protein yields the protein MSSRGESLFSIYVLTYNEEIDIAACLESALLSDDVIVIDSYSSDRTLEIAQNYPVKIVQHPFESHGKQRTWMLKEVPTKYEWVYILEADERMTPELFKECQQGIENPEIIGYYVAEKVMFMGKWIRYSTQYPRYQMRLFKKDKVWFTDYGHTEREVFSGATSFLKEAYPHYTCSKGLSRWLEKHNRYSTDEAYETIRQLEGGKIIWQDLFWGKSEIEKRRALKDLSLRLPLRPLLRWLYMYFILGGILDGKAGFVWCTLQGFYEYLILLKVEEIKQK from the coding sequence ATGTCGAGTAGAGGAGAATCGTTATTTTCGATATATGTCTTAACCTATAATGAAGAAATAGATATAGCAGCTTGTTTAGAATCGGCGTTATTATCAGACGATGTAATAGTTATAGACTCCTATAGTAGCGATCGCACCCTAGAAATTGCCCAAAATTATCCTGTTAAAATAGTACAACATCCCTTTGAGAGTCACGGCAAACAAAGAACATGGATGCTTAAAGAAGTTCCCACCAAGTATGAATGGGTGTATATTCTCGAAGCTGATGAGAGAATGACTCCAGAATTATTTAAAGAATGTCAACAAGGGATAGAAAATCCTGAGATTATCGGTTATTACGTTGCCGAAAAGGTGATGTTTATGGGAAAATGGATTAGGTATAGTACCCAATACCCGCGCTATCAGATGCGTTTGTTTAAAAAAGATAAAGTTTGGTTTACCGATTACGGACACACGGAAAGAGAAGTATTTTCTGGAGCAACTAGTTTTCTGAAGGAAGCTTACCCCCATTATACCTGTAGCAAGGGGTTGAGTCGTTGGCTAGAAAAACATAACCGTTACTCTACAGACGAAGCTTATGAGACAATCCGTCAACTAGAAGGGGGTAAAATAATTTGGCAAGATTTATTCTGGGGAAAGTCTGAGATAGAAAAAAGAAGGGCTTTAAAAGATTTATCTCTCCGTCTTCCCCTGCGACCTTTGTTACGCTGGTTATATATGTATTTTATCCTAGGAGGTATCCTCGATGGTAAAGCGGGTTTTGTTTGGTGTACTTTACAAGGGTTTTATGAATATCTAATTTTATTAAAAGTAGAGGAAATTAAACAAAAATAA
- a CDS encoding DUF1350 domain-containing protein codes for MEWREISGNWVWLPPQPVGIIHFLGGAFVASAPQLTYRWLLTEIGKAGYAIIATPFVNTFDHISIARDVLNRFETLVAQLQAKKQLPRDYLPVYGIGHSMGCKLHLLIGSLFAIERAGNVLISYNNYPARQAIPLVEQIDVNQTLNFEFRPSPLETNQLITQSYTIRRNLLIRFTNDNIDQSLTLNPILQERFTQLISLLVLPGNHLTPLGQEFNWQTGEYFTPLDALGQWFKQEFSRDASRLKQEILRWLNPLVVFK; via the coding sequence ATAGAATGGCGAGAAATTTCAGGTAATTGGGTTTGGCTACCACCACAACCAGTGGGTATTATTCATTTTTTAGGTGGTGCTTTTGTAGCTTCAGCTCCTCAATTAACCTATCGTTGGTTACTCACAGAAATAGGTAAAGCAGGATACGCGATTATTGCGACTCCTTTTGTCAATACCTTTGATCATATCAGTATCGCTCGTGATGTGCTCAATCGTTTTGAAACTTTAGTTGCACAATTACAAGCTAAAAAACAGCTTCCGAGAGATTATTTACCCGTTTATGGTATAGGTCACAGTATGGGTTGTAAACTACATTTATTGATTGGTAGTCTTTTTGCTATTGAACGAGCAGGGAATGTCTTAATATCCTACAATAATTATCCTGCACGTCAAGCTATTCCTTTAGTTGAACAAATCGACGTTAATCAAACTCTTAATTTTGAGTTTAGACCTTCTCCTCTAGAAACTAATCAGTTAATTACCCAAAGTTATACTATCCGTCGTAATCTGTTGATTCGTTTTACTAATGATAATATTGACCAAAGTTTAACCCTCAATCCTATTCTACAAGAACGCTTTACGCAATTAATCTCTCTGTTGGTTTTACCGGGAAATCATTTAACTCCACTAGGACAAGAATTTAACTGGCAAACTGGAGAATATTTTACTCCTCTAGACGCTTTAGGTCAATGGTTTAAACAAGAATTCTCCCGAGATGCTTCTAGATTAAAACAAGAAATTTTACGTTGGTTAAATCCTCTCGTCGTTTTTAAGTAA